DNA from Pirellulales bacterium:
GTTGGTTGCTCCCCAAACAGGCGTTCCGCTGTTCAGCGCGCTGGGTGACATCAATGGATTTGCGCACACTACACTTACTTCATCTCCAAGCGCAGGGGCAATTGCTGCAACGATTGCTAATGGTGGCCTGGGAACATTGAACAGCGTCGATTTCGCGCAAAACAATCCAAATTTTGAAGTGGTCGTTGGCAGCACCGGCAGCCATGAGGGTGCTTACACAACGAACGATGGCGTAACGTGGACCGAATTTGCCTCTCGCCCGAATAATAATGCCTCGGGTGGGGCGGTCGCCGTTTCTGCCGATGGCAGCACTATTCTGTGGGCCGCTTCTGGAAAGTTGCCATTTTTTTCCACGAACAACGGTTCGACATGGACCGCAGCGACTATGCCCAGCGGCACGCTTACCGGAGGAACGGTTGTCTCCGACCGTGTCAATTCCAGCGTATTTTACTATTGGACCGAAAACAGTAGCGACAACCAGTGGAAGTTATACATCAGCACCAACGGCGGTCACTCGTTTACTCAAACTGGATCGGCGCTAAGTAATGGCAATATCACGTTGGTTGCCAACCCGCTGACTGCCGGTGATTTGTGGATTTCCTCATACAACGGCGTGTATCATTCTACAAATTCCGGGACTAGTTTTACGCAGGTTAGTTCAATCGGATTTGCCAACGTTCCCAGCATGACGCTGGGGGCGCCTCCGCCCGGAAAAACATATCCTGCGATCTACATCTATGGCACGATCAATAATTTCCTTGGAGTTTACCGTTCGGATGATGCCGGCCAAACGTGGATCTTGTTGAATGATGTGAATCATCAGTGGGGTGGCTTGGTAGACACCATGGCGGCCGATCCGAACGTGTTCGGTCGAGTGTATTTGGGAATCAATGGTCGCGGGGTGATTGTCGGCAATCCCGCCAGCAGCTTGCCCAGTGGCTGGGTTGATGCGGACATTAATATGCCGGGTAACCCTGGTTGGGCTTCTAGCTCCACAACTCTGTCGACCGGAGCAACGGTAAACCTGTGGACAGTAGTTGGCGGCGGCGCAGGAATCGGGGACTCAAGTGACCAATTCAATTTTGCTTATCAGCCGATCAGCGGTGATGTGGCCATAACTGCCGAAATTCTGAGCATGACCAATGCCGATGGAACGCACGGCACGCCGGCGTCGGGCGTAATGTTTCGCGCTGGAACTAGCTCGAACGATCCCTTTGCCGCCTTGCTACAAAGCGATGGCAATAGTTTGGTTTTTGAATATCGCACGACAAGTGGCGGTAGTATAACCTCGGTGCCATTGGGGAGCATTCCGGTTGGTTCGGAATACGTACGGGTAGTCCGCGTCGGCAATAACTTTAGTGGTTTTTACAGTTCCGATGGGGTGACATGGACACAGTTGGGGTCAACCATTGCAATCGCAGCAATGCCAACTTCTGCGGACGTTGGCTTAGCTGCCGCCGCAAACTATAACCCGCAGTTGACGAGCGCAATCTTCACAAACGTCGCAATACTACTAAGGGGCGACATTAATCTTGATGGCCACCGTGATGCAGCGGACATTGTCGCATTGATAAACGCCCTTGTGGGTTTGAATACGTATCAAATGACTCGGCAGTTATCATCGCAAGATCTACTTAATGTTGCTGATATCAATAACGACGGTCATGTAAATAACCTGGATGTGCAGGCGCTAATCAATCTGTTGCTTGGCGGCGGAGGGAGCGTCAGTACTGAGAGTACTACTGCAAGCTCAACAGACGGTTTGTTCGGAGATTTGAATCCAACACCGCCGACCTTGTTAACGAGTACGCCATCGGCAACGGATTTCCTGACATCCAACAACAACAATACACCGCGCCAAAAGATACCGATCGAGGCCCCGGCCAAGCCGCATGGCCAAATTGAATTTTCCTTGCCAGGTGTTCAAGCCACGAAGGGGTTTAGTGGTCTCTCGCTGTTATCTTCTGTGCGAACCTCACAGCCGATCTCTCAGATGGCACTCGATCAATTCTACGGCACTTTCGAGCCAGAGGATTCGCTAGCACTTGCTCCAACCTCATCACGAATAACGCACCCCCAAGATGACTTTGATCTTCTCGAAAGCTTTTGGGCCCATCGCGGCCTGAATTTGCAATTCAATTTGGATGGTCAGGTTACAAAAGTAGCCGCCTGGGCGACCCGCGACGCCCAAGCGGCTGAAGGAAAAGTTTTTCTGGATGTAACCGTTATCGCGTGGGTGTTCCCACCTGAACGCCATTGGGGCCTGCATCTACATGGGTGCCCCCTGCATTGATATCTACCTGCGCGTTGCCATTTTCTTCTGCTCTGCGTAAGGCGCTACGGAGAGGGGAATAATCACGCCGGTACTGCCGGCCGTTCTCGTCATAATAGGTTCCCGTGTTTTGCGATTGGCCACGGTATCCCGTAACGTAACCTTGAGGCCGATAAGCAGCGGCATCATATCGATTCCAATTGTTATCACGATAGTACATCCAATAGTTCTCCGGCATCCAATACCACCACTCATTGTTGTAATTGGAAAAACGCCAGTCATTTGCCGTGTCCCGACGATCTTCACGTAGCTCCTGTCGATCTTGGCGAATGTCTTGACGAGCGGCGCGGTTCTCGTCGACACGATTTCGAACTGGCGGGGGAATATCACTTTCGCCTAGATTACTGCTTTGATTATTGGTTCCCCGCTGTGCGGCCGGAAGACCATTGGATGTTCCGCCTGGGCCGAACGGCGAAACGTTGCCTGTACCAAACGGTGGCGCGTTATTGGGTTGGGTTTGCAAAGTGTTTGTTCCAGGTGGAGTCACGCTCTGGGCCCCCGAACGACCGGTGGCTGAATTCGGAGGTATGTTAGGAGAACCCATGCTTGGCGCTCCGGTCGGAGAAGTGGGTTGAGATCCCGCCGCATTCGGTTGATTCTGCAAAGCATTTCCGGATGGCATCGGCACGCTTTGCGAGCCCGGCTGACCTGTTGCCGAATTCAGCGGAATATTTGGCGAAAGCTGGGCCGCTGGGTTCGGTGGGTTCTGCAGGGCGGGAGGGACTTGTGCCGGTCTCTGAGCACTTGGCTCAATGGGAACTGTTCCTGGAATCGGCACACTTTGAGCGCCGGGCTGACCGGTTACGGGATTGTTGGGCATATTCGGTGAAGCACTGCCCTGCGAATTGCCCGTATTAGCCGGGCCGGCCCCTGCCGTGCCGTGAGTTTGGCACAACGCACGAGTTCCATATCCGATGCAAATTGCAGCACTCATTACAATAATCGCGGAATAAACGATTGATTTCATGTTATGTCTCTCCTCAGTGACTTTCCTGATCGCTTCACAGCCGAATTGACGGCCAATTGCTCGTAATGCTTTGCAATTAATGTGCCGGTAATGCATCGGACATGCTTTTTCGGATAACAGTCTTGCTCTTATTGGACTGCCGAAAAATCATTGGCTCGGAACAATCCAGATAGACTGACAATCACTCAATAATTTTAGGCTTTGCCGCAGAAAAGTGCCGTGGTACGGGATGTGCATGTGCATCTTGGCGCGGGCGCGGAACGAAGGGGTATAAAATTCTTTCATCAGGGAGTTAAATCATGAGTTCTCACCTTAAAGCTAAAATGATGAGCTTTTGGTCACGTTCGATTGGAGCTTTATTGGTTCCTGCAGTGGTCCTTGTGGCCGGATGCGAGCAGTCAAGCACGACTAAGGAGATTGAGCACGTGAACCAGTCTGCTGCTCAGCAAAAACAACAAATTGATCTGAGCCTGCAGGCACAAAAAGATCGAGCTACAAGTCAAAAGGAACAAATTGATTTGAATGCCCAGGCCAAAAAAGCAGAAATCCAGCGCGATGCTGATGACAAGCATGAGAGTGCACAGAATCAGGCGAATACGGAAAGTCGTCGTGCCAACGAACTTCAGAAGTCTGCAGATCAACAACGAGAGCAAGCGGCACGGGAGCAAGATCGCGCCAATGACGTTCGACGGTGAATTTCGCTTCGTCAACTACTTCAGTGTTGTTTAGGACGGGTCCGAATTCAATTCCGAATTCGGACCTGTTTTTGTAGAACGATTGCGTTGTGGAAATGGATCAAAGAAATGCGGCGATTAAAGGAACATGCGTCGTAGATTAAAAAAAAATCGCTCAACAACGACCGCGGATCCGGGTTCTGAACCGGAAAGGCGACGGGAGCGAGGTTGGTATCGAGTGACACGGTCTGCCAGGCCCTTCTTGCAAGCTCTTGGTCCGGGCTTAATTACCGGAGCGTCGGATGACGATCCGTCGGGTATAGGCACTTACGCAATGGCCGGAGCTTCGATCGGTTACCCAGTATTATGGCTGGCGCTGGTCACTTTTCCTTTAATGGCCGCAATTCAATTTATTTGTGCAAAAATTGCATTGGTTTACGGCACCGGTTTGACTCGCATTATGCGCGAACAGTTTCCGCGCTTTGTGGTTTACCCGGCAATTGTTGCACTAGTTGTTGCTAACACCATCAATGCAGCAGCAGATATTCAGGCGATTGCGGCGGGAATCAATCTTCTAGCGCCGATCCCCATTTTAGCCTTAATACTTCCGGTCGCTTTATTGATTCTGTTGGTCCAGATTTGGGGAAGCTACCGGCTGATCGTTAAGATATTTCGCTGGTTGACTCTGTCACTATTCGCATATATCGGCGCGTCGTTCCTTGCCCATCCAAATTGGACCTCTGTCTTGCGAGGCACGCTGGTTCCGTCCATTCGCTTCGACAGCAATTTCCTTTCGATGCTAGTGGCTCTGTTGGGGACGACCATTTCTCCCTATCTATTCTTTTGGCAAGCCAACCAAGAAATTGAGGAGGAAATTGCTGACGGAAAAACGCAACGCTGGCAGCGCAAAGGCGCAACTCCAAAGGAATTGAAGTTCGCCGCATGGGATGTGATCACGGGAATGTTTCTTTCCAATGTCGTAATGTATTTCATCATTTTGGCTACGGCGGCAACTTTGCATACTGCGGGTAAGACTGAAATCAGCACCGCTACGGAAGCGGCCGACGCGCTGCGGCCTATCGCGGGGAATGCCGCCTATATTTTGATGGCCTTCGGTTTAATCGGCACAGGCATATTAGCGGTGCCGATTCTTACGGGCTCAGCAGCTTATAGCGTGGCAGAACTGTGTGGATGGAAATGCAGCTTGGATGCCAAGCCCTGGCAGGCTAAAGAATTCTATGTGGTCATAATCGTTTGCACGCTTGCTGCACTGGCAATCAATTACCTGGGTGTAAATCCGATGCAGGCGTTATTTTGGACCGCTGTAATTAACGGATTTTTGGCACCGCCGTTGTTGATAATTGTGATGCTCATCGCCAGCAATTCGCAGATTATGGGAAAACGGAGCAATGGGTTAATTGTGAATACTCTTGGTTGGACGACAACCGTGGCAATGTTTATCGCAGCGATTGTGCTGGTATGGACCTGGATCTACTAGAGCGCGAAAGCACGAGATTTACCGTGGGTGTTAGGGCATCGCATGGACCTAACTCTTCTTTCTAATGGGCTACAAAGACATAAATCATCTGGCATGAAATCTGCTTATGTCCCAAAAAGGAGTTCTACACGGGTAGAAAATGCGCTGCGCAATGCGATTTAAGCAGCAGAAGTTCACCGGGAAATATTGAGGAGACGATTTTATGAATTGGGATCAAATTGAAGGTAATTGGAAGCAACTCCAAGGCAAAGTTCGCGAACGCTGGGGTAAGTTAACAGATCAGGATTTGACAGTAGTCCAGGGCAAACGTGATCAATTGCTGGGAAAAATTCAGGAACGCTATGGTATTGCTAAACAGGAAGCTGAGACCGAACTAAAGCGATTTACTGACGAAATAAAGACCGGTTAGCCGCGAGTTCAGGTGTCCCTTGGTTGGCTAAAAGACGGGGCCGAGTTTACCATTCGGCCGCCGGATAAACGCGTCCAACCAGAGGACCCGCTTGATGTTGGGCTTTCGCTGTGCAACGGAACGAAAAGAAGGGAGCGCCTAGTCTTTTACATCAAATTAGACCGGCGCAGCAGCAAAGGACTTTCGAGAATCATAAAAATATACAGTGGCGGGGACAGGATTTGAACCTGTGACCTCGAGGTTATGAGCCTCGCGAGCTACCGGGCTGCTCCACCCCGCGTCATGTGTTTTATTCCGACAAGTTCCATCAAGCACACACCATAAAGGATGCGCTGGCGGTCGCTGTCGGTTGATGAGATTATATCATACGCTGCCAGCGCGTCGAGGCCTACCGCAGATTCCAAGGCACCCATTCTTTTGGGGCCTATTTTGCCACAGGCAAATTGATTTGCACAAGCGCCACCGCTTGTCGCGGTAACGTCAAATGCAAAATTATTTGATTATTTTCGATATGTACGGTCGCTGGTGGT
Protein-coding regions in this window:
- a CDS encoding dockerin type I domain-containing protein, translated to LVAPQTGVPLFSALGDINGFAHTTLTSSPSAGAIAATIANGGLGTLNSVDFAQNNPNFEVVVGSTGSHEGAYTTNDGVTWTEFASRPNNNASGGAVAVSADGSTILWAASGKLPFFSTNNGSTWTAATMPSGTLTGGTVVSDRVNSSVFYYWTENSSDNQWKLYISTNGGHSFTQTGSALSNGNITLVANPLTAGDLWISSYNGVYHSTNSGTSFTQVSSIGFANVPSMTLGAPPPGKTYPAIYIYGTINNFLGVYRSDDAGQTWILLNDVNHQWGGLVDTMAADPNVFGRVYLGINGRGVIVGNPASSLPSGWVDADINMPGNPGWASSSTTLSTGATVNLWTVVGGGAGIGDSSDQFNFAYQPISGDVAITAEILSMTNADGTHGTPASGVMFRAGTSSNDPFAALLQSDGNSLVFEYRTTSGGSITSVPLGSIPVGSEYVRVVRVGNNFSGFYSSDGVTWTQLGSTIAIAAMPTSADVGLAAAANYNPQLTSAIFTNVAILLRGDINLDGHRDAADIVALINALVGLNTYQMTRQLSSQDLLNVADINNDGHVNNLDVQALINLLLGGGGSVSTESTTASSTDGLFGDLNPTPPTLLTSTPSATDFLTSNNNNTPRQKIPIEAPAKPHGQIEFSLPGVQATKGFSGLSLLSSVRTSQPISQMALDQFYGTFEPEDSLALAPTSSRITHPQDDFDLLESFWAHRGLNLQFNLDGQVTKVAAWATRDAQAAEGKVFLDVTVIAWVFPPERHWGLHLHGCPLH
- a CDS encoding CsbD family protein — encoded protein: MNWDQIEGNWKQLQGKVRERWGKLTDQDLTVVQGKRDQLLGKIQERYGIAKQEAETELKRFTDEIKTG
- a CDS encoding divalent metal cation transporter, with translation MAGASIGYPVLWLALVTFPLMAAIQFICAKIALVYGTGLTRIMREQFPRFVVYPAIVALVVANTINAAADIQAIAAGINLLAPIPILALILPVALLILLVQIWGSYRLIVKIFRWLTLSLFAYIGASFLAHPNWTSVLRGTLVPSIRFDSNFLSMLVALLGTTISPYLFFWQANQEIEEEIADGKTQRWQRKGATPKELKFAAWDVITGMFLSNVVMYFIILATAATLHTAGKTEISTATEAADALRPIAGNAAYILMAFGLIGTGILAVPILTGSAAYSVAELCGWKCSLDAKPWQAKEFYVVIIVCTLAALAINYLGVNPMQALFWTAVINGFLAPPLLIIVMLIASNSQIMGKRSNGLIVNTLGWTTTVAMFIAAIVLVWTWIY